Proteins found in one Brachypodium distachyon strain Bd21 chromosome 5, Brachypodium_distachyon_v3.0, whole genome shotgun sequence genomic segment:
- the LOC100837646 gene encoding probable amidase At4g34880 yields the protein MPSLRRLPVVVVLVVLAGVNAHGFRFEEASIDAIRLGFRNGSLTSTALVIFYLDRIARLNPLLRAVIEVNPDALRQAARADAERRRSISYGRRSLNTGNGKGGGLLHGVPVLLKDNIATRDALNTTAGSLALLGSVVRRDAGVVRRLRLAGAVVLGKANMDEWANFRSLQGSGGWSARGGQGKNPYVLSASPCGSSTGSAIAAAANMAAVALGTETDGSILCPASLNSVVGIKPTVGLTSRAGVVPITPRQDTVGPIGRTVADAVHVLDTIVGYDDRDAAATMAASRYIPNGGYTQFLKTDGLRGKRIGVPNGFFSYPNGSVQHMVYQQHLDTMRKQGAILIENLDIENLSVILDPLNNGQQVALAAEFKLSLNAYLSDLSYSPVRSLAEIIAFNNAHPVEEKLEEIGQLIFLVAENTTGIGAPERAAIDGLKELSADGLEKLMRERELDAVVTPNAAASAVLAVGGMPGITVPAGYGDMGVPFGVCFGGLRGYEPRLIEIAYAFEQVTKVRKAPTFMP from the exons ATGCCGTCGCTCCGACGCCTGCCAGTCGTCGTCGTGCTGGTTGTGCTCGCCGGCGTGAATGCCCATGGCTTCCGGTTCGAGGAGGCGAGCATCGACGCCATCCGCCTCGGCTTCCGCAACGGCAGCCTCACCTCGACGGCGCTCGTGATCTTCTACCTGGACCGCATCGCGCGGCTCAACCCGCTCCTCCGCGCCGTCATCGAGGTCAACCCGGACGCGCTCCGCCAGGCCGCGCGCGCCGACGCCGAACGCCGCCGCTCCATTTCCTACGGCCGCCGGAGCCTGAACACCGGCAATGGCAAAGGCGGCGGGTTGCTGCACGGCGTCCCCGTGCTGCTCAAGGACAACATCGCCACGCGGGACGCGCTCAACACCACGGCCGGGTCGCTGGCGCTGCTGGGGTCCGTCGTCAGGCGTGACGCCGGCGTGGTGCGGCGCCTccggctcgccggcgccgtggtgCTGGGCAAGGCCAACATGGACGAGTGGGCCAACTTCCGCAGCCTGCAGGGCTCCGGCGGCTGGAGCGCCCGCGGCGGCCAGGGCAAG AATCCGTACGTGCTGTCGGCGAGCCCGTGCGGGTCGAGCACGGGGTCGGcgatcgcggcggcggccaacatggcggcggtggcgctgggGACGGAGACGGACGGCTCCATACTCTGCCCGGCGTCGCTGAATTCCGTGGTGGGGATCAAGCCCACGGTGGGGTTGACCAGCCGGGCCGGAGTCGTCCCCATCACGCCCAGGCAGGACACCGTCGG GCCGATTGGCCGCACGGTGGCAGATGCGGTCCACGTGCTGGACACAATTGTCGGCTACGACGATCGCGACGCGGCAGCCACCATGGCAGCTTCCAGGTACATCCCCAATGGCGGATACACGCAGTTCTTGAAGACGGATGGACTTAGAGGCAAGAGGATCGGCGTCCCCAATGGCTTCTTCAGCTACCCAAATGGTTCCGTGCAACACATGGTTTACCAGCAACATCTCGACACAATGAG GAAACAAGGAGCGATCTTGATCGAGAACCTGGACATCGAGAATCTAAGCGTCATACTGGATCCCCTAAACAACGGCCAACAGGTTGCACTAGCAGCAGAGTTCAAGCTAAGCCTCAACGCCTACCTGTCAGACCTATCCTACTCCCCTGTCCGTTCACTGGCAGAGATCATAGCCTTCAACAACGCACATCCTGTGGAGGAAAAGCTGGAGGAGATCGGGCAGCTCATCTTCCTGGTGGCCGAGAACACGACCGGCATCGGAGCGCCGGAGAGAGCCGCCATTGACGGGCTCAAGGAGCTGTCCGCCGACGGGCTGGAGAAGCTGATGAGGGAGCGGGAGCTGGACGCCGTGGTGACGCCCAacgccgccgcgtccgccgtGCTGGCCGTCGGTGGCATGCCGGGGATCACCGTGCCGGCCGGGTACGGCGACATGGGGGTGCCGTTCGGTGTCTGCTTCGGCGGGCTCAGAGGGTACGAGCCCAGGCTCATCGAGATCGCCTACGCGTTTGAGCAGGTCACCAAGGTCAGGAAGGCTCCCACCTTCATGCCATAG
- the LOC100837957 gene encoding putative disease resistance protein At3g14460 isoform X1, which translates to MEATIGISAARWGVTRALGPILDGLLEPWAASSALGTKIHELKMELLYAQGMLDNARGRDVRSAALGQLLLELRRLAYAADDALDDLEYFRIQDELYGTKKATDDDDQGCLKGLVVNAHHTVKTHAGKLSKLLSYPCTACHDDSDEEQEDGSGGCLPRACSRYWENAQAANGGCVPKVVSCARAIGKRLPCTRTEHAPLLKFDRVEMSERMSKILDELKPVCAKVSTILGLELSGMNRTTTKETPLDRPETTHHIIQPKLYGRGSQIDHVVKDITGSKYSTNNLTVLSFYGQGGIGKTTFAQHIYDKAKSNFQIHLWICVSHGSNANMLARDIAKQIQSSSDKKGSAAPSGASDKKGSAAPSGASDKKGSAAPSGASDKKDSAEDQIEMAVQSKRFLLVLDDMWTYHEDEWNKLLAPFRKAGPAGNIVIVTTRFPGLAQSVATTVDCSTKLDRLDYKDSMALFKACIFGDDEKQWEGHDNLLKVGSEIVPKLKGSPLAVKTVGRLLRTKLHTDHWNSILDSKEWELQTNNEDVMPALQLSYNYLPFEAQQCFYHCVLFREDYKFTGQELIHMWIGLGLLGNSNQNKRIEDIGQTYLDILVDHGFFEIGEKEGKLPYYVIHDLLHELAVKVSSFECLSIHSSNIRSTKILASIRHLSITIDNTVVTDRKSFEKFRIDLSALGKRLKAENLHTLMLFGVYHGSFLKTLRDMFKKAKSLRVVYLSEATYNLNNLFHDFSNLVRLRYLRIEGVRYSTPTSLPNSISRFYHLIVLHAHVWLKKFPQDVSNLVKLRHFVVGDNGEVHSRIPMVGKLHALQELKRFEVKRETNGFGLEQLGPLELRGSLRIDNLENIQSVEEADEAKLAHRKHLHELTLNWSEISTQKALTRANKEELVLQSLKPHSNIRALRISGNGGATCPEWLGVELDLEHLHLERVSWGTLPLLGKTCMVYEHGKECVGCVPGQGFKNLKTLSLVGIEELIKWRGNGTCHLLSHLEELTVHRCYLLKELPFSRSSCHESEREENMLAVFPKLRTLNISNCHNLLPLPSLPWTSAVCFIKIKDAGSDFSELFYTKEANESIILRISGRDQGNGSGDSTFWDVLDFSNLTELEDWTISSCPPLPLDRLQALKSLKKLCIENSSSNVLLSVEERSCVQCYVSVTELKIGNCGSSGKELTKMLSHFPYLSRLYLHMHSRNGFSGLGVAEPEQHVNVAVRDEAEITADDFTLLLPPQIEFLQILDCQQLSDCSMSATGLQNMRSLRTLNVSQLHMLGSSVLSPSLLFPTSLQTLTLWRVPTSLTLPPLPNLTELTIHGSSDVRGKDLLHLLPQLTDLHIEEIEKFFDGLDPSRTLSGIRSICTCDVEGLLVSPICSIISSSLANLILLGRKNYNLQRLTKDQEKALLMLTSLLKLEIISFCNLQSAPGGLSGHPSLKLLRFSTCRNLQSLPKDSLPASLEELVIWDCPRLRSLPKEGLPNSLRRVSARGTEIHPELIRHCRKLQGTIPIVEI; encoded by the coding sequence ATGGAGGCTACCATTGGCATTAGCGCGGCGCGTTGGGGGGTGACTAGGGCGCTGGGCCCTATCCTGGATGGCTTGCTGGAGCCTTGGGCGGCCAGCTCCGCGCTCGGCACCAAAATCCATGAGCTCAAGATGGAGCTGCTGTACGCGCAGGGCATGCTGGACAATGCCCGTGGCAGGGATGTCCGCAGCGCCGCACTGgggcagctgctgctggagctccggcggctgGCGTACGCCGCTGATGATGCGCTCGACGACCTGGAGTACTTCCGCATACAGGACGAGCTCTACGGCACGAAAAAGGCCACCGACGATGATGACCAGGGTTGCCTCAAAGGCCTCGTCGTCAACGCTCACCACACGGTAAAAACCCATGCCGGTAAACTCAGTAAGCTCTTATCGTACCCCTGTACTGCTTGCCATGATGATTCAGATGAGGAGCAAGAGGATGGAAGCGGAGGATGTCTCCCCCGAGCTTGCTCACGTTACTGGGAGAATGCTCAGGCTGCTAATGGCGGGTGCGTGCCTAAGGTCGTCTCTTGTGCTCGTGCTATCGGTAAACGCCTCCCTTGCACCCGCACCGAGCATGCACCTTTGCTTAAGTTTGATAGGGTAGAGATGTCCGAGAGAATGTCCAAAATCCTAGATGAACTCAAGCCGGTATGTGCCAAAGTCTCCACAATTCTTGGGTTagagctatctggcatgaaccGCACCACAACCAAAGAGACTCCTTTGGACCGACCCGAAACCACCCATCATATCATACAACCTAAATTGTACGGGAGGGGGAGCCAGATAGACCATGTTGTCAAGGACATTACCGGTAGTAAATATTCTACCAACAACCTCACTGTGCTTTCATTTTACGGCCAGGGGGGTATTGGTAAGACCACGTTCGCACAACACATCTATGATAAAGCGAAGAGCAACTTCCAGATCCATCTTTGGATATGTGTCTCCCACGGTTCCAATGCAAATATGTTGGCACGAGACATTGCAAAACAGATCCAAAGTAGTTCTGATAAAAAGGGTAGTGCTGCCCCTTCGGGGGCATCCGATAAAAAGGGTAGTGCTGCCCCTTCGGGGGCATCCGATAAAAAGGGTAGTGCTGCCCCTTCGGGGGCATCCGATAAAAAGGATAGTGCTGAGGACCAAATCGAAATGGCAGTACAATCTAAACGGTTCTTGCTTGTCCTTGATGATATGTGGACATATCATGAGGATGAGTGGAACAAACTATTGGCTCCATTTAGAAAAGCAGGACCAGCTGGTAACATCGTTATAGTCACAACTCGTTTTCCAGGGCTAGCTCAATCCGTTGCAACGACCGTGGATTGCTCCACCAAATTGGACCGTTTAGACTATAAAGATAGTATGGCTCTCTTCAAAGCATGTATATTTGGTGACGACGAGAAACAATGGGAAGGCCACGATAATTTACTTAAAGTAGGGAGTGAAATAGTGCCCAAGTTGAAGGGGTCCCCCCTTGCAGTAAAAACTGTAGGCAGATTGCTAAGAACCAAGCTTCATACAGACCATTGGAATAGCATACTAGATAGTAAAGAATGGGAACTTCAGACCAACAATGAAGATGTTATGCCTGCACTACAGCTTAGCTATAACTATCTTCCTTTTGAAGCACAACAGTGCTTCTACCATTGTGTTTTATTTCGTGAAGATTACAAATTTACAGGTCAAGAATTAATTCACATGTGGATAGGACTAGGGTTACTAGGTAACAGtaatcaaaacaaaagaattgaAGACATAGGGCAGACATATCTTGATATCTTGGTTGATCATGGATTTTTTGAGATAGGTGAAAAGGAGGGGAAGTTGCCTTATTATGTTATCCATGACCTTCTCCATGAGTTGGCAGTCAAAGTTTCATCATTTGAATGCCTTAGTATTCATAGTTCTAACATAAGGTCCACAAAAATTCTTGCGTCTATACGTCACTTGTCTATCACAATAGATAACACAGTAGTCACGGATAGGAAGTCTTTTGAAAAATTTAGGATTGACCTGAGCGCACTAGGAAAGAGATTAAAAGCTGAAAACTTGCATACCTTGATGCTATTTGGAGTGTATCACGGAAGCTTTCTCAAGACCTTGCGTGACATGTTTAAGAAAGCAAAAAGCCTTCGTGTTGTTTATCTTTCCGAGGCAACCTATAATTTGAACAATTTGTTTCACGACTTTTCAAATCTTGTCCGTCTTCGCTACTTAAGGATTGAGGGTGTACGTTACTCCACTCCAACAAGTTTACCCAATAGCATCTCAAGGTTTTATCATTTGATTGTCCTACATGCACATGTATGGCTCAAAAAATTTCCACAAGATGTGAGCAACCTTGTAAAACTTCGTCACTTTGTTGTCGGAGACAATGGAGAAGTTCACTCTCGCATTCCTATGGTGGGAAAACTACATGCTTTACAAGAACTAAAGAGATTTGAGGTCAAAAGGGAAACAAATGGTTTTGGGTTAGAGCAATTAGGGCCGCTAGAGCTGAGAGGATCATTGCGCATTGATAATCTTGAAAACATACAATCAGTAGAGGAAGCGGATGAAGCAAAATTAGCACACAGAAAGCACTTACACGAGTTAACATTAAATTGGAGCGAAATTAGCACACAGAAAGCACTTACACGAGCTAATAAAGAAGAATTGGTTCTTCAAAGTCTAAAACCACACAGCAATATTCGAGCCCTACGCATTAGTGGGAATGGAGGTGCCACCTGCCCAGAATGGCTAGGTGTGGAACTGGATTTGGAACATCTTCATCTGGAACGTGTATCCTGGGGCACACTTCCTCTTCTGGGGAAGACGTGCATGGTTTACGAACATGGCAAAGAGTGTGTAGGCTGTGTACCAGGCCAAGGCTTCAAGAATTTGAAAACTCTATCACTTGTTGGCATCGAAGAACTTATAAAATGGCGTGGAAATGGCACCTGTCATTTGCTCTCTCATCTAGAAGAACTCACCGTTCATAGGTGCTATTTGCTAAAAGAGTTGCCGTTTTCACGTTCTAGCTGCCATGAATCTGAACGAGAGGAGAACATGCTGGCTGTCTTTCCTAAATTACGAACCCTTAATATTTCAAATTGCCACAACCTACTGCCTTTGCCCTCACTTCCTTGGACCAGCGCTGTGTGCtttattaaaataaaagaTGCGGGTTCAGATTTTTCGGAGTTATTTTACACCAAAGAAGCAAACGAGTCTATAATTTTGCGTATTAGCGGGAGGGACCAGGGAAATGGTTCCGGAGATAGCACATTCTGGGACGTGTTGGACTTCAGCAATCTAACTGAATTAGAAGATTGGACGATCTCTAGTTGCCCTCCTTTGCCGCTGGATCGCCTCCAAGCGCTGAAATCCCTGAAGAAGCTTTGCATAGAGAATTCGAGTAGTAATGTCCTATTGTCGGTTGAAGAAAGGAGCTGTGTCCAGTGCTATGTCTCAGTTACAGAACTAAAGATCGGAAACTGTGGCTCTAGTGGGAAGGAACTTACAAAGATGCTCTCCCATTTCCCATACCTGTCACGGTTGTATTTGCATATGCACAGTCGTAATGGATTTTCAGGGTTGGGTGTGGCGGAGCCGGAGCAGCACGTGAATGTAGCTGTCAGGGACGAAGCGGAAATAACAGCAGACGACTTCACGCTGCTTTTGCCTCCCCAAATAGAGTTTTTGCAAATCCTCGACTGTCAACAGCTCAGCGACTGCTCCATGTCAGCAACAGGTCTCCAAAACATGCGCTCCCTCCGAACATTGAATGTAAGTCAGCTCCACATGCTCGGCTCCTCAGTTTTGTCTccttctctccttttcccaACCTCGCTGCAAACGCTCACTCTTTGGCGCGTGCCGACGAGCTTGACCCTGCCGCCCCTCCCCAACCTCACCGAATTGACCATACATGGGTCGAGCGATGTAAGAGGTAAGGACTTATTGCATCTTCTCCCACAACTCACCGACCTACACATCGAAGAAATTGAAAAATTCTTTGACGGTTTGGACCCATCAAGGACGTTGTCCGGAATCCGGAGCATCTGTACGTGTGACGTTGAAGGGCTTTTGGTTAGCCCCATCTGCAGcatcatctcctcctccctcgcgaATTTAATACTCCTCGGACGAAAAAACTATAATCTGCAGCGCCTCACAAAGGACCAAGAGAAGGCGCTCCTAATGCTCACCTCCCTCCTTAAACTTGAAATTATATCCTTTTGTAATCTGCAGTCCGCCCCTGGAGGGCTCAGTGGGCATCCCAGCCTAAAGCTGCTAAGATTCAGCACCTGTCGAAACCTCCAATCGCTGCCCAAGGACAGCCTTCCGGCCTCACTCGAAGAACTAGTTATCTGGGACTGCCCACGGCTCCGATCCCTACCCAAAGAAGGCCTGCCGAATTCGCTGCGACGTGTCAGTGCCCGTGGTACTGAAATCCACCCGGAGCTAATAAGGCACTGCCGCAAGCTTCAAGGCACCATTCCAATAGTCGAAATATAA
- the LOC100837957 gene encoding putative disease resistance protein At3g14460 isoform X2 — MEATIGISAARWGVTRALGPILDGLLEPWAASSALGTKIHELKMELLYAQGMLDNARGRDVRSAALGQLLLELRRLAYAADDALDDLEYFRIQDELYGTKKATDDDDQGCLKGLVVNAHHTVKTHAGKLSKLLSYPCTACHDDSDEEQEDGSGGCLPRACSRYWENAQAANGGCVPKVVSCARAIGKRLPCTRTEHAPLLKFDRVEMSERMSKILDELKPVCAKVSTILGLELSGMNRTTTKETPLDRPETTHHIIQPKLYGRGSQIDHVVKDITGSKYSTNNLTVLSFYGQGGIGKTTFAQHIYDKAKSNFQIHLWICVSHGSNANMLARDIAKQIQSSSDKKGSAAPSGASDKKGSAAPSGASDKKDSAEDQIEMAVQSKRFLLVLDDMWTYHEDEWNKLLAPFRKAGPAGNIVIVTTRFPGLAQSVATTVDCSTKLDRLDYKDSMALFKACIFGDDEKQWEGHDNLLKVGSEIVPKLKGSPLAVKTVGRLLRTKLHTDHWNSILDSKEWELQTNNEDVMPALQLSYNYLPFEAQQCFYHCVLFREDYKFTGQELIHMWIGLGLLGNSNQNKRIEDIGQTYLDILVDHGFFEIGEKEGKLPYYVIHDLLHELAVKVSSFECLSIHSSNIRSTKILASIRHLSITIDNTVVTDRKSFEKFRIDLSALGKRLKAENLHTLMLFGVYHGSFLKTLRDMFKKAKSLRVVYLSEATYNLNNLFHDFSNLVRLRYLRIEGVRYSTPTSLPNSISRFYHLIVLHAHVWLKKFPQDVSNLVKLRHFVVGDNGEVHSRIPMVGKLHALQELKRFEVKRETNGFGLEQLGPLELRGSLRIDNLENIQSVEEADEAKLAHRKHLHELTLNWSEISTQKALTRANKEELVLQSLKPHSNIRALRISGNGGATCPEWLGVELDLEHLHLERVSWGTLPLLGKTCMVYEHGKECVGCVPGQGFKNLKTLSLVGIEELIKWRGNGTCHLLSHLEELTVHRCYLLKELPFSRSSCHESEREENMLAVFPKLRTLNISNCHNLLPLPSLPWTSAVCFIKIKDAGSDFSELFYTKEANESIILRISGRDQGNGSGDSTFWDVLDFSNLTELEDWTISSCPPLPLDRLQALKSLKKLCIENSSSNVLLSVEERSCVQCYVSVTELKIGNCGSSGKELTKMLSHFPYLSRLYLHMHSRNGFSGLGVAEPEQHVNVAVRDEAEITADDFTLLLPPQIEFLQILDCQQLSDCSMSATGLQNMRSLRTLNVSQLHMLGSSVLSPSLLFPTSLQTLTLWRVPTSLTLPPLPNLTELTIHGSSDVRGKDLLHLLPQLTDLHIEEIEKFFDGLDPSRTLSGIRSICTCDVEGLLVSPICSIISSSLANLILLGRKNYNLQRLTKDQEKALLMLTSLLKLEIISFCNLQSAPGGLSGHPSLKLLRFSTCRNLQSLPKDSLPASLEELVIWDCPRLRSLPKEGLPNSLRRVSARGTEIHPELIRHCRKLQGTIPIVEI; from the exons ATGGAGGCTACCATTGGCATTAGCGCGGCGCGTTGGGGGGTGACTAGGGCGCTGGGCCCTATCCTGGATGGCTTGCTGGAGCCTTGGGCGGCCAGCTCCGCGCTCGGCACCAAAATCCATGAGCTCAAGATGGAGCTGCTGTACGCGCAGGGCATGCTGGACAATGCCCGTGGCAGGGATGTCCGCAGCGCCGCACTGgggcagctgctgctggagctccggcggctgGCGTACGCCGCTGATGATGCGCTCGACGACCTGGAGTACTTCCGCATACAGGACGAGCTCTACGGCACGAAAAAGGCCACCGACGATGATGACCAGGGTTGCCTCAAAGGCCTCGTCGTCAACGCTCACCACACGGTAAAAACCCATGCCGGTAAACTCAGTAAGCTCTTATCGTACCCCTGTACTGCTTGCCATGATGATTCAGATGAGGAGCAAGAGGATGGAAGCGGAGGATGTCTCCCCCGAGCTTGCTCACGTTACTGGGAGAATGCTCAGGCTGCTAATGGCGGGTGCGTGCCTAAGGTCGTCTCTTGTGCTCGTGCTATCGGTAAACGCCTCCCTTGCACCCGCACCGAGCATGCACCTTTGCTTAAGTTTGATAGGGTAGAGATGTCCGAGAGAATGTCCAAAATCCTAGATGAACTCAAGCCGGTATGTGCCAAAGTCTCCACAATTCTTGGGTTagagctatctggcatgaaccGCACCACAACCAAAGAGACTCCTTTGGACCGACCCGAAACCACCCATCATATCATACAACCTAAATTGTACGGGAGGGGGAGCCAGATAGACCATGTTGTCAAGGACATTACCGGTAGTAAATATTCTACCAACAACCTCACTGTGCTTTCATTTTACGGCCAGGGGGGTATTGGTAAGACCACGTTCGCACAACACATCTATGATAAAGCGAAGAGCAACTTCCAGATCCATCTTTGGATATGTGTCTCCCACGGTTCCAATGCAAATATGTTGGCACGAGACATTGCAAAACAGATCCAAAGTAGTTCTGATAAAAAGG GTAGTGCTGCCCCTTCGGGGGCATCCGATAAAAAGGGTAGTGCTGCCCCTTCGGGGGCATCCGATAAAAAGGATAGTGCTGAGGACCAAATCGAAATGGCAGTACAATCTAAACGGTTCTTGCTTGTCCTTGATGATATGTGGACATATCATGAGGATGAGTGGAACAAACTATTGGCTCCATTTAGAAAAGCAGGACCAGCTGGTAACATCGTTATAGTCACAACTCGTTTTCCAGGGCTAGCTCAATCCGTTGCAACGACCGTGGATTGCTCCACCAAATTGGACCGTTTAGACTATAAAGATAGTATGGCTCTCTTCAAAGCATGTATATTTGGTGACGACGAGAAACAATGGGAAGGCCACGATAATTTACTTAAAGTAGGGAGTGAAATAGTGCCCAAGTTGAAGGGGTCCCCCCTTGCAGTAAAAACTGTAGGCAGATTGCTAAGAACCAAGCTTCATACAGACCATTGGAATAGCATACTAGATAGTAAAGAATGGGAACTTCAGACCAACAATGAAGATGTTATGCCTGCACTACAGCTTAGCTATAACTATCTTCCTTTTGAAGCACAACAGTGCTTCTACCATTGTGTTTTATTTCGTGAAGATTACAAATTTACAGGTCAAGAATTAATTCACATGTGGATAGGACTAGGGTTACTAGGTAACAGtaatcaaaacaaaagaattgaAGACATAGGGCAGACATATCTTGATATCTTGGTTGATCATGGATTTTTTGAGATAGGTGAAAAGGAGGGGAAGTTGCCTTATTATGTTATCCATGACCTTCTCCATGAGTTGGCAGTCAAAGTTTCATCATTTGAATGCCTTAGTATTCATAGTTCTAACATAAGGTCCACAAAAATTCTTGCGTCTATACGTCACTTGTCTATCACAATAGATAACACAGTAGTCACGGATAGGAAGTCTTTTGAAAAATTTAGGATTGACCTGAGCGCACTAGGAAAGAGATTAAAAGCTGAAAACTTGCATACCTTGATGCTATTTGGAGTGTATCACGGAAGCTTTCTCAAGACCTTGCGTGACATGTTTAAGAAAGCAAAAAGCCTTCGTGTTGTTTATCTTTCCGAGGCAACCTATAATTTGAACAATTTGTTTCACGACTTTTCAAATCTTGTCCGTCTTCGCTACTTAAGGATTGAGGGTGTACGTTACTCCACTCCAACAAGTTTACCCAATAGCATCTCAAGGTTTTATCATTTGATTGTCCTACATGCACATGTATGGCTCAAAAAATTTCCACAAGATGTGAGCAACCTTGTAAAACTTCGTCACTTTGTTGTCGGAGACAATGGAGAAGTTCACTCTCGCATTCCTATGGTGGGAAAACTACATGCTTTACAAGAACTAAAGAGATTTGAGGTCAAAAGGGAAACAAATGGTTTTGGGTTAGAGCAATTAGGGCCGCTAGAGCTGAGAGGATCATTGCGCATTGATAATCTTGAAAACATACAATCAGTAGAGGAAGCGGATGAAGCAAAATTAGCACACAGAAAGCACTTACACGAGTTAACATTAAATTGGAGCGAAATTAGCACACAGAAAGCACTTACACGAGCTAATAAAGAAGAATTGGTTCTTCAAAGTCTAAAACCACACAGCAATATTCGAGCCCTACGCATTAGTGGGAATGGAGGTGCCACCTGCCCAGAATGGCTAGGTGTGGAACTGGATTTGGAACATCTTCATCTGGAACGTGTATCCTGGGGCACACTTCCTCTTCTGGGGAAGACGTGCATGGTTTACGAACATGGCAAAGAGTGTGTAGGCTGTGTACCAGGCCAAGGCTTCAAGAATTTGAAAACTCTATCACTTGTTGGCATCGAAGAACTTATAAAATGGCGTGGAAATGGCACCTGTCATTTGCTCTCTCATCTAGAAGAACTCACCGTTCATAGGTGCTATTTGCTAAAAGAGTTGCCGTTTTCACGTTCTAGCTGCCATGAATCTGAACGAGAGGAGAACATGCTGGCTGTCTTTCCTAAATTACGAACCCTTAATATTTCAAATTGCCACAACCTACTGCCTTTGCCCTCACTTCCTTGGACCAGCGCTGTGTGCtttattaaaataaaagaTGCGGGTTCAGATTTTTCGGAGTTATTTTACACCAAAGAAGCAAACGAGTCTATAATTTTGCGTATTAGCGGGAGGGACCAGGGAAATGGTTCCGGAGATAGCACATTCTGGGACGTGTTGGACTTCAGCAATCTAACTGAATTAGAAGATTGGACGATCTCTAGTTGCCCTCCTTTGCCGCTGGATCGCCTCCAAGCGCTGAAATCCCTGAAGAAGCTTTGCATAGAGAATTCGAGTAGTAATGTCCTATTGTCGGTTGAAGAAAGGAGCTGTGTCCAGTGCTATGTCTCAGTTACAGAACTAAAGATCGGAAACTGTGGCTCTAGTGGGAAGGAACTTACAAAGATGCTCTCCCATTTCCCATACCTGTCACGGTTGTATTTGCATATGCACAGTCGTAATGGATTTTCAGGGTTGGGTGTGGCGGAGCCGGAGCAGCACGTGAATGTAGCTGTCAGGGACGAAGCGGAAATAACAGCAGACGACTTCACGCTGCTTTTGCCTCCCCAAATAGAGTTTTTGCAAATCCTCGACTGTCAACAGCTCAGCGACTGCTCCATGTCAGCAACAGGTCTCCAAAACATGCGCTCCCTCCGAACATTGAATGTAAGTCAGCTCCACATGCTCGGCTCCTCAGTTTTGTCTccttctctccttttcccaACCTCGCTGCAAACGCTCACTCTTTGGCGCGTGCCGACGAGCTTGACCCTGCCGCCCCTCCCCAACCTCACCGAATTGACCATACATGGGTCGAGCGATGTAAGAGGTAAGGACTTATTGCATCTTCTCCCACAACTCACCGACCTACACATCGAAGAAATTGAAAAATTCTTTGACGGTTTGGACCCATCAAGGACGTTGTCCGGAATCCGGAGCATCTGTACGTGTGACGTTGAAGGGCTTTTGGTTAGCCCCATCTGCAGcatcatctcctcctccctcgcgaATTTAATACTCCTCGGACGAAAAAACTATAATCTGCAGCGCCTCACAAAGGACCAAGAGAAGGCGCTCCTAATGCTCACCTCCCTCCTTAAACTTGAAATTATATCCTTTTGTAATCTGCAGTCCGCCCCTGGAGGGCTCAGTGGGCATCCCAGCCTAAAGCTGCTAAGATTCAGCACCTGTCGAAACCTCCAATCGCTGCCCAAGGACAGCCTTCCGGCCTCACTCGAAGAACTAGTTATCTGGGACTGCCCACGGCTCCGATCCCTACCCAAAGAAGGCCTGCCGAATTCGCTGCGACGTGTCAGTGCCCGTGGTACTGAAATCCACCCGGAGCTAATAAGGCACTGCCGCAAGCTTCAAGGCACCATTCCAATAGTCGAAATATAA